Below is a genomic region from Zea mays cultivar B73 chromosome 9, Zm-B73-REFERENCE-NAM-5.0, whole genome shotgun sequence.
TTGTCATCATATCATTGGGTTATAATTGCTCACATCCATTGGTGTTGATGAGATATCGGAATAGTTTGCATTCTGTTAAAAAATAAATTTGAGCTGTGTGGCAAAAATGGATCAAAAAGTATTACTATTGCCTATAAATCAGTTGTGTATTTAGTGTACTCCATTCTgagaaaaatcaacttatacttttgagaAAAAAGGGGGGAAATGCAATTCATACTTCACGATGTAACTTCATGGTTTTGGTCATAATGGATCATATCACATATGTTTAGGATGTGTTCATTCTCTGATGATGTGACGGTCATGTTTGAAGTTTTTGAGGCCTGTGTGGAATGGCTACTAATTCTCTGTTTCAGAGGACAGTCATATGGAAGGTGGTTCAGAATATGATTCCAGGGAAGAAAAAGGATCATGGTTCTGGAAAACATGCGCCTTCTGGTATCATGTGGTccttcgctgctggctccaatttGGCAACATCTACCCTCAGTGCTGAAAAGGAGTCGCGGAAAAATCTGAACAAGTTCTACAAAGAACTTCGAACTTTGAAAACTGTTAACATGGCTGGTAACTCAAGGGACTAAAGTTTGAATACATTGTCTGGAAATGTTGGGCTAAAGCTCCAACATTGTGAGTGATAACTACATCTCAATTTGCTTGACAGGTCGTCAGTTTGGAGATGAGGGCCTGTTTTTTCTAGCAGAAAGCTTAGCCTATGACAAGGTCTGATATTTTAACCATTATCTGACTGTACCCAATATTCTATATGTATATTTGGCTATTTGCACACTTAGCTGCTCCTTGCTCCTGTACCTTAGCAGCTTAATCTCATTTGAATGATTTAGAAAATGAATGTTTGTTCATGTGCATTTTCAGAGTGCAGAAGAGGTGGACTTTTCTGGCAATGGGATAACAGCTGTGGGGATAGAAGCCTTTGATGGAGTTCTTCAGATAAACACAACTTTGAAAACTCTCAATTTATCTGGAAATGACATCGGGGATGAAGGAGCTAAGGTCTTTTCAATCTTATCATCTCTACATTCCACCTATCATTTTCTAATTTGCATGTTTTTTAATGGAAATCATACTCCCTTAGCCATAAATAAGTGATTTGACATCAACATGGTATCCAAAATATTTGACTAGTTGTTTTTCTCATACAACTCATCTTATTTTCAAATATACAACTAAACACACAAAGATAATTTGTAACCACAATTTGGAGTGGTTGACTTGAACATTTTCAAGTTTTCtgattaatcgcgattaatcgtccAAGTCAGTTTGGACCAATCGTGATTAATCGCCCAAGTCCCCAGCCAGAACGACCAGCAAGTCGTCCGACCTGAAAACCTTGGTTGACTTCACAAACATGTAGAGATAACTTTGCTGATACTACCTCTGTTCTTGAATATTTGTCGCccactagttcatttttgaactaaacgatgacaaataaaaaagaacggagggagtacttgCTTAACTTCAACGGTTCTCCAAGGTTGGGTACCGTCTCATTGTGGTACTGGTACCAATGGGGCACCATCTGAGTTGCATTTTGATTACTTTCTTTAGTTTCTAACAATCTAACTTGAGCCTTTGCCTTGTTAGTCATCCAAATTTTTAGTGTTTATAGTTTTACTAGAGAAAGTAGCCAAGCTAAACCATAATGGTCCAGAAAATATAAATAGCAGCAAATATTTTCAATACTAAGTTGAGTATATTACTCCTTTACACCTGACTGAATGTAACACTCATGAATGTTTACAGTGTCTTTCAGATATATTGGTTGAAAATGTGGGTATCCAGAAACTCCTCCTGAACAGTATCAATATTGGGGACGAGGTGCTTGCTCCCCCTCTTGTTTGCTCTCCTCCGCTACCTACTTGTTTTGGATTGTAACATTCACTTCTCTTTTCAGGGTGCCAAGGCACTTTCGAACATGCTGAAAAAGAATAAATCAATACGTATTCTACAGTTCAGCAATAATGCAATTGAATACAGTGTAAGCATAAGCATCCACAAAGACATGCACTTGAATATATATGGGAAAATTAATCACCATATTATGATAACACCCTTGAAAGGTTGCAAGACCTTTTACCTTTGTTTTTCCTTGAAACAGGGTTTTGCAAGTATTGCAGAAGCCCTTTTAGAGAATAATACGATACGGAGCTTGTATCTCAAGTTAGTCACTCACAACCTGGTAGCCTTAATGTGATTTATACTGAATGTGTAAATGATTTTATGAATTATGAATACAGCCTATGATGAATAATTGTGTGTAAGTACTGACTAACTACTGGTGCGCTATGTTAAATTTCTCTAGTGGCAACTATGGTGGTCCCCTTGGTGCATGCAGCCTAGCTCAAGGAATTCTAGGGAATAAGTCTTTAAGGGTACTACTTAAGACACTTGGTTATATACTTCCAGTCTTCCACATAGTTTTAATGTTTTTTTTTTTGTAAAATTTTAAATGTTTGAAAGTGAAGCAGATTGAATTCCATCTTTGCTTATGCATCAAGTTATGGAGAAGTGTCTGTTTCAGCTTTCTGAAGGGGTAGTAGTATTTTGAAACTTTCAGGTTTGGCTATATGTCCAAAGCGTATGGATCAATTTGCCTTCTCACTACTTTATGCTAACCGCACAATATGGTTGGATTTCAGGATACATATCTGTAAAGCATGGAGTGTATAGTAGGACTTGCACACAAAGAGCATTTTATTAACTTTTCTTGCTTAGATGATAAAAACCTATTGGTAATCTGTAAGTCTTGCTGTGGCAATATTGGTAGAATGATTACCAATAGAAGTATAGAACTCTTCTGTACCAATGTGCTACCTATGACCAAATGGAACTATTTATTATTTAAGACTGTAGGTTCGAAATTAATGTGTTTGAAGTTCTTCGATCTCTGTTcatagcccccccccccccccccccccccaaaaaaaaatgTTTATTACTGTTTGGTATTTTTGTCTATTTCTAACTTTGTATATTATATTCAATTTACCTATCATGGTTATGATATGTAAGCATTTAACCTTCACTAGGAAATTCACTTGCATGGTAATGGGATTGGGAATGAGGGAATACGTGAGTTGATGTCTGCATTATCTGCTCACAAAGGTGCCTTTTTTCCTGGCTAAAGAAACTATCAAGCCTATGCTTATTGGATTTTATTCCTAATTATGCGCGTGCTTGGCTGAATTACAGGGAAGATCACAGTTGTGGATATTGGCAACAACAACATTAGCCCGGAAGGTTTACATCCTGTAGCCGAGTTCCTCAAAAGGACAAAGTCCTTACAGTGGTTCAGTCTCTACATGAACGATATTAGTGATGAGGTAATACTGTTGCTTCAATTATTTTCTGCTTGCGTGGTGGTACCGACTAAAATATTGGATTGTCTACATATGAACGTACCATCAGATCTAGAACAAATTAGCTAATCAGATAATCACTCACCATAACCTAATGACAATTTAGCGTTGCATATGATCGAAATTCAGATTAAAGGGTTTACTGTTGCTATATAAACCTTTAGCACATATAAGCGCTCCTTAAAGCTTTGGCTGCTATTTTCAGTCCCTTCATTTTTTGTCAGGCTATTTCTGTATCTTGGGAACCTGAGACATTATTTCGTGATGCAAATAGGATCCTTTCAGAAAGTTAATGTCTGTTGTTATTTTGTTTTGGGTGGTATGTCTGGAATTATTTCATGAAGCTGTCCTCTATTTCTGGTTGCTCCTCCactatgtttgtttgttttttcAATCACATGGCTAATGATTACATATACTTGTTTGTTTATAATAAGTATATTCATGTTTCCTCACATGATTTCCCTTGTATCCAGTGTGTACGCATGTTTGTTTATGCTTATGCATTTCATTTAATGAACCCTGATGTATGTTAAAATGAATTTCACCAGGGAGCTGAAAAGGTTGCTGAGGCTCTGAAAGATAACAAAACAATTTCTACCATAGACTTGGTGAGTATTTATTTGGCTGCAACCCTCGGAACGTCAGATTCTCACATTCCTTCCCGTTTATCTTAAATTCCTACATATGGCAACTATGCTGAAGTCGAACTTCTCTACTCGATGCGTAAAACATGCTTTTTCTCTACATGATCATGGAAATATCGATTCAGTATGGTTTTTGGGTCATtagcccaacttctcttcttaccTTACCTCTTCAAACTGACCTCCTGTAATGAAACATTTTtttgggaggggggggggggggtcaataAACCTTCTTTGAAATCCCCTTGATAAACCGTATTAGAGAGGTATAGTGCAAAATGTTGGCCTACAAAAAAAACAATATGCTCAGTAGATAAGTGTTGCGTAAATGCGTACACCGTGTTTGATTTGTGGTCggctgagatggtttggacatgtccAATAGAGACCTTCAAAGACACTAATACGTAGTGGGATCGTGAGGCACGATAGCAATAGGAAGAGAGGCAGGGGAAGGCCAAAGTTGACATAGAAAGAGGCAGTAAAAGTAATTAAAAGGATATAATATATCTAAAGATTTAGTCTTAAATAGGAGTGTATGGAAAATAACTATCCATGTGCTTGAACTTGAACCTTGATCTATGGTTTTCGTTgagtttcaactctagcctacctgATTTGAATAGTACTAAAAGACTTTGTTGTTGTTGTAAACCACATTAGAGAGGTATGTGTACATGCTAAGTCCCTGAATCTTGTATCTTCAGGGTGGCAATAACATTCACTCCAAAGCTGTTAGTGCAGTAGCGGAAACTTTGAAGGATAATGCAGTGCTGACAACAGTAAGTCATAAGATATGGGGTAAAGGCTCTGTTCGATGTCCTCAAGTTATAACTTATAAGACTAATTCAGAATATGCATTGTAGCTGGATTTGAGCTACAATCCAATTGGATCAGACGGAGTAAAGGCTTTGTGCGATGTCCTCAAGTTCCATGGGAAGATCCAAACCCTTAAGCTCGGCTGGTGCCAGGTGACCCTCAGAACCGAATGGAATTATACGAGCAGTTTTGCACCATTTAAGTGTTCTCACCAGAGTTGCATAACCTGCAGATAGGCATGGAAGGTGCAGAGTGTATTGCCGACTGTCTCAAGTACAACACAACGTTATCGACATTGGATCTGCGGGCAAACGGGCTTGGAAACGATGTAAGAGCGATCTTTGTTCTGTGTTTCTTGATGATAACTTGCACTTTGGTGTGTGATCCATGCTCTGGTTGCTGACACCTCCCAAATTCCTGAAGGGTGCTATATGCTTGGCGCGAAGTTTCAAGATAATCAACGAATCGTTGACGTCCCTTGACCTGGGTTTCAATGAGATTCGAGTAAGCGAACACACAGCGCATCCTATCAGTTATTGGCATTCGGATATATATATCTCGTATTCTCAAATTATTTATATTTCTGACAGGACGACGGAGCATTCGCATTGGCACAGGCGCTCAAGGCTAACGAGGATCTGGCGGTCACGTCATTAAATCTCGCAAACAACTTCTTCACGAAATTCGGACAGGTTAGATCAGTTCGTTTTTAGTGTATCGATGGATGCATGAAGGCATGTTTAATTGAATTCCAATCCATGTCTTATTCTGAGCCACTTGCAGGTCGCTCTTTCTGAGGCGCGGGACCATGTGTACGAGATGACCGAACGGGAGATAGACATTTATTTTTAGGGGGGTACCGGTTCCCCTGTGCACACAGTTAGCACAGGACATGACCGATGCTTGTTTGTCGAGTAGGTTGAAGAATAAGGTCGCGCGGTAGAGCGATGGTTTATCCTTTGTATAGGAAAATTTTGGTGGGTTAGTTAAATATTTTTAGTTACTATGTAGGTTAGCCATTCGATCAGGTGTCTATATGCAAGTTTTGCTGGAAACGTCGGTGTCGTTTTGAACCATTCGTATTATTGGTTGAAAATGGAATGGATATGACGGGCATCACATGCAAACTGATTCTTTTTTGTGGAGGACTTCACTGATGTGGTGGTGTGTGTTCCTCGGAAGTTGAAATGTATTCTCATGCCATCCATGTGGGATGGTGTTGGTAACCTCAGACCTGTCGTAGGCTGTTGTGAATGTCACACAAAGATTTCGCGCGTCTCTGCATGCAAGATCACCCATGCTAGCTGTCTGTGGTTGACTGAGATGGTGGGAAGAGGGTGGTGAGCAATTATTACTATTTGAATAAGCCAGTTTACGCCAGCTACATCGACCGACCCGTGGTTGATGAATAAGCCATCCGCGAGAGTACGTTCGTGTCGCTGTCACGGCTCTGAATCGATCACAGTCCACAAGCACAAACAATTACTTGGTTGACTCCGACTAGGGATCGGACAAACAGGAAAAAAAAAAAGCTAGCTAGGAAGCCCGTACACACATATCACACTTTTTGGTCGTTCCTTCGTTCAAGTCATGTACTGGCTGTGGCGGATAGGTGCGAGAGATCGATGCATATCTTTGGAATTTAAGATCGAGCCACGCAGACGCTGTGTGTTTGTGATGAAGCACTGTCGTCGCCCATGACGGGAAAACGGCTCCATATACGTACTACTAACGTACACACCACAGCGACTCTCCGGCCATGCAGTTGCCGGCTGCACAACTTGTGCaagtgcatgcatgcatggattTGGATCCATGCATGGCCACAGCCCACAGCCCACAGGGGAGGGGAAGGTAGTCCATGCGTGTGCACAACACAAAGCACACTTGACAGACAAAGCTTCATTCCACTTGTTTCCAGCATACGTAGCTAGTGCAACTGCAAGCTCCGGATCCTCCTCATATCAGCTATAAATTAAAAGGTCGTGACAGGTGAGGCCGCGCCGCGAGGAACCGCGTCGACCTTGTCGTCGATGTTGGCTTGCAAGGCGAGCCCGAGCCGGCCGTGCGTCGTCCCCCTTGTTTGCCTGCTGGTGGTGGCGGCcgcagtcgtcgtcgtcgctgcctcGGCGCCGCCGGCGGAGGCGGCGTTCGACGACAACTACGTGGCGCAGTGGGGTAGAGATGGTTATCACCTTGTCGTCCGGGGCACGGAGGCGAATGTCACCATGGACCAGAGCTctggtacgtacgtacgtacacgTACGTGCGTGTGTGCAACGTGAAGGGCAGCGAGACCTTTGCGTTTTTTATTTCAAATAATTGTCGTCGTGACTCGTTCGTGAGTGatggtgcgtgcgtgcgtgcgtgcaggTGCCGGGTTCCGGTCCAAGTCCACGTACGGCTCAGGGTTCTTCCACATGAGGATGAAGCTGCCCTCCGGGTACACGGCCGGCGTCGTCACGACCTTCTACGTGAGTCCGACGACCGATATATATGTGTTGTTGCATGTGCGTACTTGCTCCATCATCAGTCACTATCTCCGAGATCACGGAATCTGCATCATCTTCGACGTCTCTCTTCCAGCTCATCTCGCAGCCGGAGGATGGGAGCCGCGACGAGGTGGACTTGGAGTTCCTGGGCGACAAGGCCGGCGTGCCCATCACCCTCCAGACCAACGTCTTCGTCGACGGCCGCGGCGACAGGGAGCAGCGGACGCGCCTCTGGTTCGACCCCGCCGCCGACTTCCACGACTACAAGATCCTCTGGAACCCATACCAGCTCGTGTAATATATACTATATATAAGCTAGCTACAAGCTACTCCGACCGACCGACCGACCGACCGATCCTTAATCATATCCCCATACATTTCACATGCATGACACACATGCATCTCGCGCGCTCGCAGGATGTTCGTGGACGACACGCCGGTCCGGGTGCTGAGGAACCTGACGGGCGCCGTGCCGGGGTACCCGTTCCCGGGGAAGCAGACGATGCTGATCCGCGCGAGCGTGTGGGACGGCTCCGACTGGGCCACGGACGGCGGCCGGACCAAGGTGGACTGGTCCAGGGGCCCCTTCACCGCCGGCTACCGGGGCTTCGACGTCGACGGCTGCGCCAACAACGGGAGCGACGCGTGCCAATCGCCCGACCTATGGTGGAACGCCGCCGAGTACCGGAACATCACCGCGGAGCAGCGGGCGGCGTACGAGGACGTGAAGAGGAGTTACATGAACTACGATTACTGCGCCGATAAGGCCAGGTTCAACAGCACCACCGTACCCATTGAATGCAACTACGCTTGATAAGCCAGCTAGGAGTGGCGTTGTATATTATACATACACGAAAAGATATGTCTGCTTATTTGTTGCATTGCAAGGGTTTAAATATGCAAATGCTTATAAGGACTACAAAAATATATTACTTTGTCACTAAATTTATTATTGTTATTCGTGTACCTTATGTCCATACCAGTTCAGCAGCTCATCCTCTCGGATGTGGCATGCTAGTGACAATGACGACAGGcgtttctctctctcctcttcaCTCTTTGTATCTGACACGGCACTGGCACGAGTCCACTTGACACGACAAGGTTAGGGCACGATACAGATAGGCACAATTGCTAACAGTGATGTGTCAGCACGACACTAGTGCTTAATAAACCCTGGCCCAATCATGGCAGATAGGTCTCTTAGCCGTGCCGACCCTAAGCACTACAATTCAAAAGCACACAACAACAATACCACCTTTAAAACATTGAAATACAACAAATGATGAGTTGTTTAGCGCAATTGTTATCTCATTAAAAACCTATCTAGATAAAAACTCACCCTTATAAGAAAACCCAAGATAGAAAAAAGAGTACATCCCAACTCATACAACTTTCATAATCATTTACATCATAGTTTACAGTTTCAAGCAGAGGCACACATGTGCCCTATTTAGGCTATTACAACACTAGGATGACCGAGATTAAGCATTAGCATCTTGAAGTGGCTCAGTTTGTGGCTGAGATGACTAAGAGGACCGAGGAGTCTCCACTTGGCCTTCATCAAGATAAAGTTCAGAGCAGGCTTCTTCAAGTTCCTTGTTCTCGACAGTGTGTTGACTCCTTGTGTTTTCCTCCTTCTAGTCCTTGATGTAGGTCAACATATCGACCATGTCCGAGTTTAAACAATAATGTCGACGGTCCTCGATGATCTTGCGAGTAATATTAAATGATACTTCTGATTAAATTGGCACAATTAGAACATCCTTAACCAACATAGGAAAAGTAGGATATGCAAGTTTATGATCTTGTCACCAAGTCAAAAGATTAAAATTATCATGATTCTAGACAGTGTCAATATCCAAGTAAGTTGATAACTCAAAACCAGGCCCAAGAAACGCACAAAAtcgtttggggtcctcaaaatgaAGTGGAGAATCCTGCTAAATCTACCTTCATTTTCGCTTAGGAAACAATCGAAGATTATTATTGCTTTCATGACACTGCATAACTTCATTCAAGACAGTGCTATACACGATCGAGACTTTGACCAATTTGTACCTACTAGCCTTGTTAATGATGTACACTTAGGTGAGAGTAGCAGTAGCATatctgatgagttagacatgagtgcATTTCGAGATGCAATAGCTACTATGTTAGTGTCGTAGGTTATTTATTCAGAATGTAGCGAAAGTTAAAATGTAAAGAAGTCTCATTTTGTTAATGTAATTCACCTAGTTGGTTCGGTGTATTTATCTGTTTCGATTTTTCAATCAGAATCTACAATCTCAGAATCAACATCCAAACACCCAGATTCTAACCACCAGCTTCTCGCAATAGTAGGTGAACCCAACACCCAGATTCTACCCACCagcttctccccacagccagcttttcccCTTCGTTGTCGTTGCCAGATCCGCCCTCCCTCCGTCGTCCTAGTCGAAATGAAATAGGCGGCGGGCTCGGCCGTCGACTCTACACACCACGCGCTAGACACTGGCGGTTTACTTAATAAATCCGCAAGTGGAAATACATCCTTTTCACTAGCGGTTCAGTTAAGAGAACCGCCAGTGTATATGATATTTCCACCGGCAGTGTACTTAAtacaaccgctagtggaaatacaTCCTTTCCACTAACAGTTCAGCTAAGTGAACCGCCAGTGTAtatgatatttccactggcggtttactTAATAAAGCCGTCAGTGTAAATACATCCTTTCCACTGACAGTTTAGTTAAGTGAACCGTcagtgtatatatatatttacAATAGCGGTTCATTAAGGCGGGCCCACCTGTTTTTTCACTGGCGTGTtgtaactgaaaccgccagtatAAATTTCTGCGTGCCGCCACCTTATAGCTCTTTTCTACTAATGGTGGAGACGTGCGGCGACATCTGTGAGCGGGCACAGGGAGGAGGCGCGCGAGCGGGGGCATGCGATGGCTGGTGGGGGCATGGTGACGCCGGGTGGACGCCCTTATTAGATACATATGGTGTAGTAgagattactctggtttggtatttacttacatttagtaacagctaataaaatttgaccaacttattaaaagcaatgctcagctttagccattatttgttgatcgacattacacttcacatgagctcccacctgttggggacttgttctcaaatgctatgaattaagaacaaggcaacacaagatgttaagtgttaaagcccttcgtccttcgaagcattattttccttaggatataatgatcttcagacgaaggtcatgaaggacataccttcatcatcatcgcagtatacgttaagtaaaagaagaagaagcatatgaaatataggaAACAGTATATATACAATCACATAGCATTATTGATTCAttttatataatcatggaaaggcatgaacaatattgaattacaaaaagtACCTTCGGTTTGATAGAAGgcgaaaagtacaagcgtgacgccaaAGCAAgtacaggtcagcgtgaacagtacgtgggtactgttcatctatttagaggcacatgacacagcctatgagaaattacaattatatcctttacatttactattggcttatagaaaaatctatgaggattgaacaaccttttcccttttaagtcggttcccttttctacgatttagccgaagctccctttcgcacagcttcggagcgacgacaaccttcgtcacgatcaagcttctcatcgtgtacgcttttatcatgaatccgaagatacctgtccataaaccatacttggaagacattgttaaattatgtttttgaggacctttgaaagacgaaggcccctaacagtagcccctcgcagtattaatttgtttaagataacgaattcagactgcgacatggacgaaggccttaagccgaaggtccgaaaaacaccttccctttgctagaatagcaacagtcaatgacaaacgggaccctccaatttggagcgtgtCGATCGTATAAATAAAACTCACCCTggccacatttggtacgctacttgccacttgctttgtttgctcaattttttacgcttgcttagtttctcagaCTTCCTAAGCTTCGGTTTTAAGGACGCATTTTCTCCATtttcgaagaaaagatgtctcaagacaagaaagttgctgctgagacgaagcttactgaagaggagaagctcttttaGCAGAAGAAGGCTGCtaatccttatatagctgggtttatcgagtcaatggcgaagtcaaatacagagaaaattaccaaggaaatcctggaaggcctgtctgaagacactggtgatagtgacagttatgatgcagagAGTGGAGACGAATACTCCGAGGATCGACCCTGGAGGCCGAGTCATGCAATTTTCGAGAAAtcaaccatcaagcaaagtcaccttgaaaatatGAGGGAAAGATACTTTCGGgacatctattgtgagggctggcgaagacaacaacgttcctgcgcctgaggagaacgaagttgtgatttttgGAAGCTTCTTCAAACCTAGGCTTCGATTCCCTCTGAGcaggtttgtggttgaagtgttaaAAATTTATCAGATCTTCCTCCATCAAATTACCCTCGAAGCTATATTAAGGATGGGGAtctttgtctgggcagtaaggagtcaggggctagaaccgagtgcaaagtgcttctgcagcatgcacgaactcatgtatgagacgaaggccactgggaaggaacagtatcacaacaacttcggttgttacgggttcatcgcccgtcccaacgcaagttacccagtgccaacattttggaagaggtggccagggaattggatggaagaatggttttatctgAAGAACGACTTAGTAGCGAGGGAGGAtgttaaggaggttattatgcgccccatttggtcccgcttcggccttcgaaggccgaaggttgaaatcgatGAAGCCGCCGCAACATGCCAGAAAGCCTTTGGCACTGTAtgcttcttcattggtacaagagacttgattcaagaacatatagcattcagagtatggccgcttttaGAGAGCTAGGAGATGCCAAAGGAGACTGTCACCAAGTCTGGCGAAGGTgagctggttcgactgaaatataccttcaaatatggagataaatttgatgaaccgaacgatgactggctgaaatgtatcgaagctacaagtgatgaactgcttggaccgTATTCAAAAGCGGAAGATAATGCCTTATCCACATCCTTCGGGGCCCGGGGAAAAAAGAGATTAAACagagtatttgatgctattggttttgtttaccccgactacaactacccgctgcggggacggggaaagaagaggaaagctactgCTTCGGCCAAGATTGCTGCTTCGGCTGCCCCCGATGAGTctgcgccgaagagcaaaaaACTGAAAGTCCTTACCCACTGACCGCGTTATATTGAGCCGGCCGCGGTGCCCGAGTTTGGCGGAGAGACTTCTTCAGTTGTTGATCCAAAGGAGCCAattcctcctacgcagaaggctgaagaaccggctactatgccgaaggcaccctcagccgagcaagctgaggcaaagactggtaaagataaggccgaagagTCAAAAACTAAAGAAACAAAAAtgttagaagttttaagcccttcggcagaagtaacagtgccgaagatacaaaaaggtcttgcggcaactcccaaaagaagaaggatggcaagtgtactagatgtgctagaatcagtaaaggcttcaagctctactccttcaGGGAAAGTTGCTGAGGCTTCGAAAATGCAAATTAAATCTGAAACAAAACCGGCCGAAGTTGAAGCTGCAATGAGCCAGACTAGTGCCAAAGCTGGCCCTTCAGAACCTGCTGATAAACAACCCTCGGAAATTGAAGAGAAGgcagcagaggaagaggctatagaaTAGAATTTGCCTGAGAAAGCtgccgctcctgctcccgaagctttgaaagaaAGCATTGAGTATATCATATATCATGCTTcaggaaaaagactctctaaagaagaacgagaagctcaacactatgcccaaaagctgaaatatccgaagggggcattagtgttcaatggcagcggagaagaagattttttgtgttGTCTCTCGGATAACAAAgatatatctgtttgccgggagatgggtagaagcttcgggttcccaacattagaagatggactttcagtactgtcgaaggatgaattggccgacagtttggcatataatagtataaaggtgtgaaaatcaatttttgtatttaaaaacaaaatttttcatttgtttaaaCTTAATACTatgctcctcttgcagggcttgattcttagcaatgccctcagagcatagAAAAatgtcgaagatgaagggtgcacaatggctctgaacaaccttcgctcagaggtgattgaactgaggaa
It encodes:
- the LOC103637804 gene encoding NLR family CARD domain-containing protein 3 isoform X1, producing MLPLSKPASGFRPPSSSAPQPPHPMESSLLLSTPRPLKPFHPHHFPTARRRDASFRGKPPPPPPLPPLGRGSRRLGRAVPRASSEAFGDGFRSQDRPPGVSSGGVRRRTYREAQGEAAVPPVAAAARAVAPYVAPVGAVLMLSFVIWKVVQNMIPGKKKDHGSGKHAPSGIMWSFAAGSNLATSTLSAEKESRKNLNKFYKELRTLKTVNMAGRQFGDEGLFFLAESLAYDKSAEEVDFSGNGITAVGIEAFDGVLQINTTLKTLNLSGNDIGDEGAKCLSDILVENVGIQKLLLNSINIGDEGAKALSNMLKKNKSIRILQFSNNAIEYSGFASIAEALLENNTIRSLYLNGNYGGPLGACSLAQGILGNKSLREIHLHGNGIGNEGIRELMSALSAHKGKITVVDIGNNNISPEGLHPVAEFLKRTKSLQWFSLYMNDISDEGAEKVAEALKDNKTISTIDLGGNNIHSKAVSAVAETLKDNAVLTTLDLSYNPIGSDGVKALCDVLKFHGKIQTLKLGWCQIGMEGAECIADCLKYNTTLSTLDLRANGLGNDGAICLARSFKIINESLTSLDLGFNEIRDDGAFALAQALKANEDLAVTSLNLANNFFTKFGQVALSEARDHVYEMTEREIDIYF
- the LOC103637804 gene encoding NLR family CARD domain-containing protein 3 isoform X2, which codes for MIPGKKKDHGSGKHAPSGIMWSFAAGSNLATSTLSAEKESRKNLNKFYKELRTLKTVNMAGRQFGDEGLFFLAESLAYDKSAEEVDFSGNGITAVGIEAFDGVLQINTTLKTLNLSGNDIGDEGAKCLSDILVENVGIQKLLLNSINIGDEGAKALSNMLKKNKSIRILQFSNNAIEYSGFASIAEALLENNTIRSLYLNGNYGGPLGACSLAQGILGNKSLREIHLHGNGIGNEGIRELMSALSAHKGKITVVDIGNNNISPEGLHPVAEFLKRTKSLQWFSLYMNDISDEGAEKVAEALKDNKTISTIDLGGNNIHSKAVSAVAETLKDNAVLTTLDLSYNPIGSDGVKALCDVLKFHGKIQTLKLGWCQIGMEGAECIADCLKYNTTLSTLDLRANGLGNDGAICLARSFKIINESLTSLDLGFNEIRDDGAFALAQALKANEDLAVTSLNLANNFFTKFGQVALSEARDHVYEMTEREIDIYF